The region GGTGACTACGTTACCCATGTTGACTACGGTATTGGCCGGTTTGCGGGTCTTGAAAAAGTAGATCATGGCGGTAACGAACAGGAGGCTATTCGGCTTATTTACCGCGACAATGACATACTACTCGTTAGTATTCACAGCCTTCATAAAATAGCCAAATACAGCGGCCGGGAAGGTGGGCCGCCAACCATGAGTAAGCTTGGTTCGCAGGAGTGGGAACAGAAAAAGTCCCGTATTCGGAAGCAGGTAAAAGACATTGCGCGTGAATTGATTGCCCTGTACGCAAAACGCCGAACAGCGCCCGGTTATGCCTACAGCCGAGATAGTTTTCTACAAGCTGAGCTTGAGTCGTCGTTCCTTTATGAGGACACACCAGACCAGGCCAAGGCGACGAACGACGTCAAAGATGACATGGAACGTCCGCACCCGATGGATCGGCTAGTGTGTGGCGACGTTGGCTTTGGCAAAACTGAAATTGCAATCCGGGCCGCGTTCAAAGCCGTTACGGATAATAAGCAGGTAGCTGTTCTGGTTCCTACGACCATCCTCGCCATGCAGCATTTCAAGACGTTTTCGGAGCGAATGGCCGACTTTCCAGTCAAGATTGAATACATCAATCGATTTAGAACGGCGGGTCAGATAAAAGAGATTTTAAAAGGAGTCAGTTCGGGCGAAATTGGTATTCTAATCGGTACCCACCGGATTGTCAATAAAGACATCAAATTCAAAGACCTGGGCCTTCTTGTCATTGACGAAGAACAAAAATTTGGTGTAAAGACCAAAGATCGGTTGAAAGAAATGCGGGTAGAGGTAGACGTACTTACACTTACGGCTACTCCAATTCCCCGTACATTACACTTCTCGCTGATGGGTGCCCGGGATCTTTCGGTCATTGCAACACCTCCGCCAAACCGCCAGCCCGTAACTACAGAAGTTCATGCATTCAATGAAGCGATTATCCGGGATGCCGTAAGTTCGGAAGTCAGGCGGGGAGGTCAGGTGTTTTTCGTTCATAACCGGGTCAATGATATTGAATCGATCGGCAACCTGATCATGCGCCTGGTTCCTGAGGCCCGCATTGGCGTTGCACATGGTCAGATGGATGGCGAGCGGCTGGAGCGAATCATGACCCGATTCATCGAAGGAGATTATGATGTACTTATCTCGACAAATATCATTGAATCGGGGCTCGATATTCCCAATGCAAACACGATTTTGATCAATAATGCGCATTACTTTGGTTTGTCTGACCTACACCAGATGCGGGGTAGGGTAGGGCGCTCTAACCGAAAGGCATTTTGTTACCTGCTTACACCACCGCCTTCTGTGCTCACCGCAGATGCCCGAAAGCGGCTTCAGACCCTGGAAGATTTCTCGGATTTAGGCGAGGGTTTCAAAATTGCCATGCGCGACCTGGACATTCGTGGGGCAGGAAATCTACTAGGCGCTGAACAGAGTGGTTTTGTGAATGACCTTGGGTTCGAAATGTACCATAAAGTGCTTGACGAAGCGGTTCAGGAGCTGCGGGAAAATGAGTTTAAAGACTTGTTCGAAACAAAGCCGGGCGATTTGAAACTTTCCCTTCCCGATACGGTTATTGAGACTGATTTACAGGTTGTTATTCCAGAGAAGTACGTATCGAATATTTCGGAGCGCTTAGCGTTATATACACGTTTGGACAGTCTTCAGAATGACAATGAAGTACAGGCATTTAGACAGGAAGTCATCGACCGGTTCGGACCGATGCCTGAGGAGGTTGAAAACCTGATTAAAATGGTAAATGTTCGCTGGAAGGCCGAGCAATTATACCTTGAAA is a window of Spirosoma linguale DSM 74 DNA encoding:
- a CDS encoding transcription-repair coupling factor (KEGG: dal:Dalk_0050 transcription-repair coupling factor~TIGRFAM: transcription-repair coupling factor~PFAM: DEAD/DEAH box helicase domain protein; transcription factor CarD; TRCF domain protein; helicase domain protein; type III restriction protein res subunit~SMART: DEAD-like helicase ; helicase domain protein) — translated: MCDLQPDFRLKPDELLGLYADDSFIKLLAEPFSRKASSEPKRLQIKGLVGSLDAVVASTIFKSVGGNHLYILTDRDEAAYFFNDLQNLLSREVLLFPMSYKKPYQYEEIENANVLMRAEVLNKLNPAPKDGLLMVTYPEALSEKVINKRSLQANTLTIRVGEKLDTHFVSELLQTYEFEKTDFVYEAGQFSVRGGIIDVFSFASEFPFRIDLFGDEVESIRKFNPESQLSTDAVDFINVIPNIQTKLVQETRESFFDFLPEATTIWAKDVEFTLEIIEKNFEKAEQSFATVLESSGGIQIVSDPNALFETRRTFLNELKRFQTVEFGRKFYFKTEGRQQYNSKPQPSFNKDFKRLIDTMADLQSKGFTNVIAAESFKQLDRLRTIFEELDPFVKFQSMNVGLREGYIDDALKIACFTDHQIFDRYYKYRVQDKFSKSKALTLRELKTLQPGDYVTHVDYGIGRFAGLEKVDHGGNEQEAIRLIYRDNDILLVSIHSLHKIAKYSGREGGPPTMSKLGSQEWEQKKSRIRKQVKDIARELIALYAKRRTAPGYAYSRDSFLQAELESSFLYEDTPDQAKATNDVKDDMERPHPMDRLVCGDVGFGKTEIAIRAAFKAVTDNKQVAVLVPTTILAMQHFKTFSERMADFPVKIEYINRFRTAGQIKEILKGVSSGEIGILIGTHRIVNKDIKFKDLGLLVIDEEQKFGVKTKDRLKEMRVEVDVLTLTATPIPRTLHFSLMGARDLSVIATPPPNRQPVTTEVHAFNEAIIRDAVSSEVRRGGQVFFVHNRVNDIESIGNLIMRLVPEARIGVAHGQMDGERLERIMTRFIEGDYDVLISTNIIESGLDIPNANTILINNAHYFGLSDLHQMRGRVGRSNRKAFCYLLTPPPSVLTADARKRLQTLEDFSDLGEGFKIAMRDLDIRGAGNLLGAEQSGFVNDLGFEMYHKVLDEAVQELRENEFKDLFETKPGDLKLSLPDTVIETDLQVVIPEKYVSNISERLALYTRLDSLQNDNEVQAFRQEVIDRFGPMPEEVENLIKMVNVRWKAEQLYLEKLTLKNNIMKGYFVSNGNDEFFKSDQFGKVIEYIKRNPTKSSLKESKGRPIITHSDVYSVEQLGEIMGALTN